From Ancylobacter pratisalsi, one genomic window encodes:
- a CDS encoding ParB/RepB/Spo0J family partition protein, whose product MATAVQKIVLSSSRDIPFNRLVLSQSNVRRVKAGVSIEDLAASIARRGLIQSLSVFPVVDAEGNETGMFEVPAGGRRFRALELLVKQKRLAKVAPVPCVVRDRDGVILPEEVSLAENIERAPLHPLDQFRAFHDMLTKGMTEEEIAAAFFVPVNVVKQRLRLATVSPVLHDVYADDGMALEQLMAFTVSQDHERQTQVWDAIKDSWSKEPYQIRRMLTETAVRASDKRAAFLGIDTYEAAGGIIMRDLFQADDGGWLQDVGLLDRLVAEKLKAEAEAIAAEGWKWIEVAVSFPYDAVRGLHEVSGAPIDLSAEEQATIDALTAEQARLEAEYQDADELPDEVDERMGEIETALVAFDDRPEHFEPADIAIAGVFVSIDANGSLSVDRGFVRPEDVPQVRTDGEEGSEKEIESDGTASPSVQRAVITIGGQPVEPDDDEDDGIKPLPERLVIELTAYRTLALRNAVAENPHIAMTALLHKLVSDNFMTRMYTGAMEAGVKHIFFPVQDEALKDSSSARAVQERHDAWAGDIPKDDDALWDWLAGLDDASRMALLAHCVSYGVNALYERPNPHSAGGVSQHALDKRLSQADRLTRATGLDLVEAGWRPTFGNYLNRVTKPRILEAVREGAGERAAELIGHLKKGDMAKEAERLLADSGWLPEPLRLAGVDGDPAPDADGDGKTEGAELPDFLSADEETESPADGEDDERHLIAAE is encoded by the coding sequence ATGGCTACTGCTGTTCAGAAGATCGTCCTGTCGTCCTCGCGCGACATCCCCTTCAACAGGCTGGTGCTCAGCCAGTCCAACGTCCGGCGGGTGAAGGCCGGCGTCTCGATCGAGGACCTCGCAGCCTCGATCGCCCGGCGCGGCCTGATCCAGAGCCTCAGCGTCTTCCCCGTCGTTGACGCCGAAGGCAACGAGACCGGCATGTTCGAGGTGCCCGCCGGCGGCCGCCGCTTCCGCGCACTCGAATTGCTGGTGAAGCAGAAGCGTCTCGCCAAGGTCGCACCCGTGCCCTGCGTGGTCCGCGATCGCGACGGCGTCATCCTTCCCGAGGAAGTGTCGCTCGCCGAGAACATCGAGCGCGCGCCGCTCCATCCGCTCGATCAGTTTCGCGCCTTCCACGACATGCTGACCAAGGGCATGACCGAGGAAGAGATCGCCGCGGCGTTCTTCGTGCCCGTCAACGTGGTCAAACAGCGGCTACGCCTCGCAACCGTCTCACCGGTCCTCCACGACGTCTATGCCGACGACGGCATGGCGCTGGAGCAGCTCATGGCCTTCACCGTCTCACAAGATCACGAGCGTCAGACCCAGGTCTGGGACGCGATCAAGGACTCCTGGTCAAAGGAACCCTATCAGATCCGGCGCATGCTGACCGAGACCGCGGTGCGCGCGTCCGACAAGCGTGCCGCCTTCCTCGGCATCGACACCTATGAGGCGGCCGGCGGCATCATCATGCGCGACCTGTTCCAGGCCGATGATGGCGGTTGGCTGCAGGACGTCGGGCTTCTCGATCGCCTCGTCGCCGAGAAGTTGAAGGCAGAGGCCGAGGCTATCGCCGCCGAAGGCTGGAAGTGGATCGAGGTCGCGGTCAGCTTCCCCTACGACGCGGTACGCGGCCTGCACGAGGTCTCCGGCGCGCCGATCGATCTGTCGGCCGAGGAACAGGCGACCATTGATGCGCTCACCGCCGAGCAGGCCAGGCTCGAAGCGGAATATCAGGACGCCGACGAGCTGCCCGATGAGGTCGACGAGCGTATGGGCGAGATCGAGACGGCTCTGGTAGCGTTCGACGATCGCCCGGAGCACTTCGAGCCGGCCGACATCGCCATCGCCGGTGTCTTCGTCAGCATCGACGCCAACGGATCGCTTTCGGTCGATCGCGGCTTCGTCCGGCCCGAGGATGTGCCTCAAGTCCGGACCGATGGTGAGGAAGGATCGGAGAAGGAGATCGAATCCGATGGCACCGCGAGCCCGTCGGTGCAGCGCGCCGTCATCACCATCGGCGGCCAGCCTGTCGAACCGGACGACGATGAGGACGACGGGATCAAGCCCTTGCCCGAACGCCTCGTGATCGAGCTGACCGCCTACCGCACCCTCGCGTTGCGCAACGCGGTGGCGGAGAATCCGCACATTGCCATGACGGCGCTTCTCCACAAGCTCGTCTCGGACAACTTCATGACCCGCATGTACACGGGCGCCATGGAAGCGGGGGTGAAGCATATCTTCTTCCCGGTTCAGGACGAGGCGCTGAAAGACAGCTCTTCCGCGCGGGCCGTCCAGGAGCGTCACGACGCCTGGGCCGGTGACATCCCGAAGGACGACGACGCCCTTTGGGACTGGCTCGCTGGTCTCGACGACGCCAGCCGCATGGCTCTGCTGGCGCATTGCGTCAGCTATGGCGTGAACGCGCTCTATGAGCGGCCAAACCCGCACAGCGCGGGCGGCGTGTCTCAGCACGCCCTCGACAAAAGGCTTTCGCAGGCCGACCGGCTGACGCGGGCGACCGGGCTCGACTTGGTCGAAGCCGGCTGGCGTCCAACCTTCGGCAACTACCTCAACCGTGTCACCAAGCCGCGCATCCTCGAAGCTGTCCGCGAAGGCGCCGGCGAGCGGGCGGCCGAGCTTATCGGTCATCTGAAAAAGGGCGACATGGCCAAGGAGGCCGAGCGTCTCTTGGCCGACAGCGGCTGGCTGCCCGAGCCGCTTCGACTTGCCGGTGTCGACGGCGATCCGGCACCGGACGCGGACGGCGATGGCAAAACCGAGGGCGCCGAGCTGCCCGACTTCCTCAGCGCCGACGAAGAAACGGAATCGCCGGCCGATGGCGAAGACGACGAGCGTCACCTCATCGCCGCCGAATGA
- a CDS encoding DUF932 domain-containing protein, with protein MNMQVLDARRDTSGGYKVDVSRGERIGRVSSEWFSRPADERYLSLSELAHTVRDRTERSRTRVVESALIHVEANRNDPERLALILPGTDTATAPTHWSFGQLASLVGAPAAYLRQLPAALAAINLQYGLTSNRAEQIKTLETDTGRVELRAVTGPDYGRIYDHELVEAVQCIAGNGTGDTRWKVPGVLDWSTGIYNPRVDITKDTTTLYASDRDVFLFLVDDLNPIEAGRLPDGSPDLYFRGFYCWNSEVGAKTLGMASFYLRAVCQNRNLWGVEDFEEITIRHSKYAANRFAHEAAPALLNFANSSPLPFVNGIRAARERIVARTDEDRTDFLRRRGFSKAETGKIIDTVLAEEGSPPESIFDFVQGITAVARDKPHQDARLDMEGKAKKLLDRAA; from the coding sequence ATGAACATGCAAGTTCTCGATGCGCGCCGTGACACCAGCGGCGGTTACAAGGTCGATGTCAGCCGCGGCGAACGGATCGGCCGCGTCTCGTCTGAGTGGTTCTCGCGTCCGGCCGACGAGCGCTACCTGTCCCTCTCCGAGTTGGCCCACACGGTCCGCGACCGCACCGAACGCAGCCGGACGCGGGTGGTGGAGAGCGCGCTCATCCACGTCGAGGCGAACCGCAACGACCCGGAACGGCTAGCGCTGATCCTGCCGGGCACCGACACGGCCACCGCGCCAACACACTGGTCCTTTGGACAGCTCGCCAGCCTGGTTGGAGCGCCCGCCGCCTATCTTCGGCAGCTCCCAGCCGCACTTGCCGCCATCAACCTGCAATACGGCCTGACCTCCAATCGGGCCGAGCAGATCAAGACGCTCGAAACCGATACTGGCCGTGTCGAACTGCGTGCCGTCACTGGCCCGGACTATGGCCGCATCTACGATCACGAACTGGTCGAGGCGGTGCAGTGTATTGCCGGCAACGGCACGGGCGACACCCGCTGGAAAGTGCCGGGCGTGCTCGACTGGTCGACCGGCATCTACAATCCGCGCGTCGACATCACCAAGGACACGACGACGCTCTATGCCTCCGATCGCGATGTCTTCCTGTTCCTGGTCGACGACCTGAACCCGATTGAGGCCGGCCGCCTTCCCGATGGCTCGCCGGATCTCTATTTCCGGGGCTTCTATTGCTGGAATTCCGAGGTCGGCGCCAAGACGCTCGGCATGGCGAGCTTCTATCTGCGCGCGGTCTGCCAGAATCGCAATTTGTGGGGCGTGGAGGATTTCGAGGAAATCACCATCCGCCACTCCAAATATGCCGCCAATCGCTTCGCCCACGAGGCAGCCCCGGCGCTGCTGAACTTCGCGAACTCCTCGCCCCTGCCGTTCGTCAACGGCATCAGGGCGGCCCGCGAGCGGATTGTCGCCAGGACGGACGAAGACCGCACTGACTTCCTGCGTCGTCGCGGCTTCTCCAAGGCCGAGACCGGCAAGATCATCGACACGGTGCTGGCGGAGGAAGGTAGCCCGCCTGAGTCCATCTTCGATTTCGTGCAGGGCATCACTGCCGTCGCGCGCGACAAGCCGCATCAGGACGCCCGCCTCGACATGGAGGGCAAGGCCAAGAAGCTGCTCGATCGAGCTGCCTGA